tcagttttaaattttggcccactctgtatttgagtttgacacccctgatctagtcgaTGAGCATTGTTCTGCTTAACATTAAACATCGCTGGCATATATAAACAAAGATACAGTAGGTTTTTTTAATAACCTTTTTTAGACCGGTTAAGTGAAATTAAATAACCTGATGATTCTCCTCATAACACATTAATGTACCGCAACACAGTGGTTGAGAATCACAGCTCTTAACTATCAATCTGTGCATCATTTGGCAGGTTGAAAACTTAACCAACACGCTTCTGACGGCTATCCCTCCTAACAGCTGCAATTCCTCTGTTATTAAACTGGTGATGGAGGGGAATCAGATTACTCTCTCCAAAGAAGACAGACTATCCCTGGCCAGTTATTCCCAACTGATGGAGCTCTACCTAGATGCCAACAAAGTGGACAAAATACCAATCATGTACTTCATGGTTGTACCAAACCTCAGAGTGCTGTCACTGTCTAGGAACCAAATCAACAGGTAAATAGGGTGTGTGTCAAACTTCGCACACTTAGGACCTGATTTTAAAAACACATTCGAACTTCATTgcgcgcaaagctgatctactaagcttgtgcgcTGAGGATTGTGTTAAATTAGCAAAAGTAATTTGAGTGGGTCCAAGGAAAATTCAGTGGATCCCCACGAAAAGGGTCTGTTTGCACTATTTACGTGGATGCCTACAGGGTGCTAACTTTCCAATTTGTTTTCAGCATTACTTTATATCCAGCCCTTTTTACGTTTTTCAGCACGCAATGACGTAACTACGTCCGTACGTGCCCACAAATTAGCTTTGTGATGTCAGCTAATGATAGTGATCTGgatagctaatgttagcaatcattgaatgtatattctatcataacaacaacattacTGCAAATTATTAGTTGTTTCTCTTGGTCTGCTCTTGTATATGAGACAGCGGTGAGGGACAAGTGCCAGACTAACTTCTCGGCCCGACGAGCAGTTTTTATTCAatgtaattatccatccatccattttctaccgcttattcccttttggggttgcggggggcgctggctttaaaaatatatttgttctgttaaaccacaaaTGGTAACATACGCTAGCCGGTAGTGTTCttgttatgttttttattatccatccatccatccattttctaccgcttaatcccttcggggtcgcggggggcgctggagcctatctcagctacaatcgggcggaaggcggggttatcCTTTTTCTAAATATTCAGTATTAAAAATGTTTGATGGTGGTATGGAATTATATGGTTATAATTAACGGATGGATTAATTTATGTTGAAATGTATCTGAAATTAAACAAAACTCAAATTTTGAGAAGACAACTGTCATTTAAACATGATATACACAATTTACAAAAATAGCACTTTGTAGCAACATGAATAACACCAAAATAAATTTGTAAAATTCAAATGAAAAGaaccaaaaaatatcaataaaatgctgactttaaaatataaaacattcttaaCCGCATTATATGTTCCTGTTTTGTTGTGATAATGAAAATGTTACCGTGCATGACATGGTCATCTGAAAAGTACAGTGCATCTACTttgacaagtacaatttatccaaacaATTAAGTAAATGTTAAGGAGTAAATGTAGCatattactacccacctctgccaaccaataaaggtaaaagtgatgttaaatgttaatttactgtatatgtatttcacattgttttctgcctATAAAACTATGATTACTCTCTATAAAATAAGTTGTGTTCATATGTTTGGATGTCAGCAACTGATCAAATAGATTTGCATTATTTCTTATGTGGAAAACATGCTTTAGCTTTGAATGACCTTCTGGAACGGATTTACGAACAAACCTGAAGTACCACTGTAATGTACATGTACCCCGCCTGCAATTAAATTTGGGTTGTGTTACAGCCTGGAAGCCCAGACCTTATCTGGCCTTTATGCCCTCAAGATGATGAACCTGTCCTACAACCTACTGACACATCTCCCTGCTCAACTATTCAGAGGGCTTAATAATCTACAGGTAAACACTCATATACTGTACTTGGATCCCAAGAGGGGTACAGtactgtaacaaaaaaaaagtgtcaggTCAGGGCACCAGTAGCTTTGTGCATTATGACATTATAAAACAGTAAATAGTAATATAGTTGGAAATATTACATGTATAATACAAAAAGAAAATGGGCCAAAGAAGAAAAATCATCCATTGACAAGTAGGTAGTATATTTATCAGTGACCCTACAACTTGTTTTGccgttatttaatatttaaataataaaatagcaTTGCTTTAACAAAGTATACACAAACAAAAGTATATTTGTCATTTAAGGTACAGCTATTGAAACCATTAATACATGCTACTAATCTATTATGCTCCCTATTAGGTGGTGGACCTGCAGGGCAACCCGTGGAATTGTTCCTGTCCATTTTTGAGCCACTTTGAAGAAATAAGAGCAGCAGGAGTAACCATCAGTAATTATCTCAATTTTAATATAAATAACTTATGCTACTGAAGTACATTACAAATATAGCAATAACAAAAGCTAACCACAATGCCGACATTCTCATGATTAGGGCTGGGTAAAGTGATCGATTTTGTCGATTATTGATTGATATCTTTTACATTTTGTAATATCAATTCacaaggagaaatataaccttagagaaaaatgtaatttaaaacatttgtatgcacgtacaacacttaaaacctttagaacATCAGTATAAGGAATTAAATTAGGGAATGGATTacgtaaagaaatcaaacagtgtactaatatgatccaatttaagaaactgttcaaactcaaagtgtttacatttacaaagtacaaagaagaagaaccatgataaacaatcTGAATGtattgataatcttatttatctcaccatattaaatacaacttacttcaccaattataattgatttatttttaacgttattatttatggagtatattgtggataaattgagaacaggaagtgaacaaaagcatTAGCAATTGCTATTTaatggaaaggggtaggattaaataagctgtgcttcttcctactccttttcaaacatgctaGAAAgcaaaactggaaattgtgatgtatcatgttgtaattacaCTTTCACTTGTAATTCCTTTCTTATTTCAAAATTGAACTATTGAGACATAAAGGGAAAGACAGGTGTCTCCTTGTCTCATTAAGATgttggatgatgggcaaaattccctaaAAAGTGAGGTTTTCCTGACTACTGTCAACATGACTACTGTCGAGTTACACAACATTAAAACATGCActcagtgacttcctgttcagtgtaaAGTAAGCTTTGAAATAAAAGCTTTGGCAGTATTAACCTGGGTTTAGCAACTAACACCATGCATcagtgttattttctttttttgacTGTTAGTCATCAGAAGAAATGTTTGCGCATTTAGTTTGTTGTGTAAATGCTGGAAAGCAAACATTTTGGCACctaatgcatgctaactgttagcatgctaactttgtagCTCCTTTTGCATGTACATACCTCAGAGACATATGTTGGTACTTtacgcatgctaacgttagcatgcacgctattttttttttactaattttacaGGTACAGTATGTACCTCAGAATCAAATATGTTATTTTGAATATCTTATATTGTTTacgaatgctaactgttagcatgtgtaaagtaccaaaatattaataaataattaaatataaaataagggcccggccgggcacagcccgaagaggcaacgtgggtcactcctccaatgggctcaccactcatgagaggggccatagaggtcgggtgcattgcgagctgggcggcagccgaaggcaggcacttggcggtccgatcctcggctacataagctagctcttgggacgtggaacgtcacctcgctgggggggaaggagcctgagctagtgcgcgaggtagagaagttctggctagatatagtcggactcacctcgacgcacagcaagggctctggaaccagttctctcgagaggggttggactctcttccacactggcgttgcacgcagtgaaaggcgacgagctggggtagcaattcttggtcccccccggctcaaagcctgcacgttggagttcaacccggtggacgagagggtagcctccctccgccttcgggtggggggacgggtcctgactgttgtttgtgcgtacgcaccaaacagcagttcagagtacccaccctttttggatacactcgagggagtactggaaagtgctcccccgggtgattcccttgtcctactgggtgacttcaacgctcatgttggcaatgacagtgaaacctggagaggcgtgattggtaagaatggccgcccggatctgaacccgagtggtgttttgttattggacttttgtgctcgtcacagattgtccataacaaacaccatgttcagacataagggtgtccatatgtgcacttggcaccaggacaccctaggtcgCAGtttcatgatcgactttgtagttgtgtcatcggatttgcggcctcatgttttggacactcgggtgaagagaggggcggagctttctaccgatcaccacctggtggtgagttggctgcgatggtgggggaggatgccggacagacccggcaggcccaaacgcattgtgagggtctgctgggaacgtctggcagagtctcctgtcagagagagtttcaattcccacctccggaagaactttgaacatgtcacgagggaggtgctggacattgagtccgagtggaccatgttccgcgcctctattgtcgaggcggctgattggagctgtggccgcaaggtagttggtgcctgtcgtggcggtaatactataacccgttggtggacaccggcggtgagggatgccgtcaagctgaagaaggagtcctatcgggttcttttggctcataggactccggaggcagcggacaggtaccgacaggccaaacagtgtgcggcttcagcggtcgcaaaggcaaaaactcggacatgggaggagttcggggaagccatggaaaacgacttccggacggcttcgaagcgattctggaccaccatccaccgcctcaggaaggggaagcagtgcactgtcaacaccgtgtatggtgcggatggtgttctgctgacctcgactgcggatgttgtggatcggtggagggaatacttcgaagacctcctcaatcccaccaacacgtcttcctatgtggAAGCAgtacctggggaatctgtggcgggctctcctatttctggggctgaggttgctgaggtagttaaaaagctcctcggtggcaaggccccgggggtggatgagatccgcccggagttccttaaggctctggatgctgtggggctgtcttggttgacaagactctgcagtatcgcgtggacatcgggggcggtacctctggattggcagaccggggtggtggttcctctctttaagaaggggaaccggagggtgtgttccaactatcgtgggatcacactcctcagccttcccggtaaggtttattcaggtgtactggagaggaggctacgccggatagtcgaacctcggattcaagaggaacagtgtggttttcgtcctggtcgtggaactgtggaccagctctatactctcggcagggtccttgagggtgcatgggagtttgcccaaccagtctacatgtgctttgtggacttggagaaggcattcgaccgtgtccctcgggaagtcctgtgggtagtgctcagagagtatggggtatcgaactgtctgattgtggctgtccgctccctgtacgatcagtgtcagagcttggtccgcattgccggcagtaggtcggacacgtttccagtgagggttggactccgccaaggctgccctttgtcaccgattctgttcataacttttatggacagaatttctaggcgcagtcaaggcgttgaggggatccggtttggtggctgcaggattaggtctctgctttttgcggatgatgtggtcctgatggcttcatctggccaggatcttcagctctcgctggatcggttcgcagccgagtgtgaagcgactgggatgagaatcagcacctccaagtccgagtccatggttctcgcccggaaaagggtggagtgccatctccgggctggggaggagaccctgccccaagtggaggagttcaagtacctaggagtcttgttcacgagtgggggaagagtggatcgtgagatcgacaggcggatcggtgcggcatcttcagtaatgcggacgctgtatcgatccgttgtggtgaagaaggagctgagccggaaggcaaagctctcaatttaccggtcgatctacgttcccatcctcacctatggtcatgagctttgggttatgaccgaaaggacaagatcacgggtacaagcggccgaaatgagtttcctccgtcgggtggcggggctctcccttagagatagggtgagaagctctgtcatccgggaggagctcaaagtaaagccgctgctcctccacattgagaggagccagatgaggtggttcggacatctggtcaggatgccacccgaacgcctccctagggaggtgtttagggcacgtccaaccggtagaaggccacggggaagacccaggacacgttgggaagactatgtctcccggctggcctgggaacgcctcgggatcccccgggaagagctggacgaagtggctggggagaggaaagtctgggcttccctgcttaggctgctgcccccgcgacccaacctcggataagcggaagaagatggatggatggatggatataaaattaaaataaagctggcatgatacaccatattgccaaaggtatttggccacctgccttgactcacatatgaacttaaagtgccatcccattgtTCTGTGTACAGAACATAATAAGTCAAAATAAGTTTCAGCTTACAATATTCTATAGGAACGAAACTTGTTTGTAACCCGAGGATCATCTGTAATCAATTAATTGGATCCGGAAGAGGCACTGTAGAGTTCAGTTTTTGAGTTTGCGgtctgaagaaaaaaaatatgatgtCAACTAAATTATTTAACTGCTATGGGCAACATTATTCTGCTAAATATCTTCCTGACAACCAGCATCCTCTGAAGAGGACATTtatgttttgcataacattgatCTTTTCTTTTCTGAATATGTAACTCTGATAAAAGTAATAgacaaacacaaatgtccactgcaaaggaGGCTGGGTCTCAggaacatattatatatacactaaaACAGGGGTTCAGAACATTCAGATAACACTTCTTTGATCATATTAAAAATATCATTTGTTTTTTGTGTCTGGATGCACAGGACGGCCAAATACAAAATGTGCTTCACCAGCGCAACAGGCTGGAATGGATCTTTTTGAGGCGATGGCTCAGTGCTATCCAACATCACTGCCCTCCTCAGCTGCGGATGCGATACACACAACCAGTGGCGTTCAACAATCAAAGCTGGAAACCACATTGCCAAAAAGAATGCTGACTTCCAGCCAGAACAACAGTTTCAACATCGGTAATGTGTATtttatatgaatgtgtgtatgcaTCAGTAAAACCCAACTAAACTGTCTTCAACCCCAACTAGACCAAAAGCCTGTTTCTGGAAACACGTGGAAATTTACAGCATGCGTTGCAGCCTTGGCGCTGACTACATCTATTCTCATCGTGTGCGCCATCAAAGGCCCCTCGTGGTATCGGCTCTACCACAACTACCGGCATCGACATCTGCGCCAAGAAGTGGACGAAGACGGCCACGGAGCCTCCAGCATTTACTCAGAGACTGGGAGATACATGAACCATAAGACGTTCACCTTTGACCGTCATGGGCCCGAGGAGGAAGAGGATGTGCACTACTTTGAGGATCCTTACATAAAGGCAGAGGGCTAACCTAAATACAGTGAAATCTGTACATACTACTCAGAGCACATATATGACAACACATTAATGTCGACCAACTCATCAAGTCCCAGAccacaatatactttttaataCTAAAAAGTGTCTGCTTAAGTTGACATTAGCATACAACTTTCCATGTTGACATGTGTTGCGTGTAGTATTTTTGtaatatcatcattattatcaccAAGAAGCAACATGACTACTGTCTAGTTACACAACATTAAAACATGCACTCAGTGACTTCCtattcagtgcaaagtaagctttgAAATAAAAGCTTTGCAGTATTAACCTGGGTTTAGCAACTAACACCATGCAtcagttttcttttctttttttgaatgTTAGTCATCAGAAGAAATGTTTGCGCATTTACTTTGTTGTGTAAATGCtggaaaacaaacattttggCACCTAATGCATGCTAACTTTGTAGGTCCTTTTACATGTACATACCTCAGAGACATATGTtggtactttacacatgctaatgttagcatgcatgatagtttgttttttttttactcattttacaGGTACAGTATgtgcctcagagtcaaatatgttattttgaatatcttacatattgtttacaaatgctaactgttagcatgtgtaaagtaccaaaatattaataaataataaaacataaaattaaaataaagctagcatgatacactatattgccaaaagtatttggccacctgccttgactcacaaatgaacttgaagtgccatcccattcctaacccatagggttcaatatgatgtcggtccacctttagcagctattacaacttcaactcttctgggaaggctgtccacaaggttgcggattgtgtttataggaattttcgaccattcttccaaaagcgcaatggtgaggtcacacactgatgttggtcgagaaggcctggctctcagtctccgttctaattcatcccaaaggtgtactATCGGgttcaggccagtcaagttcatccacaccagactctgtcatccatgtctttatggaccttgctttgtgcactggtgcacagtcatgttggaagagaaagaggcccgctccaaactaTTCCCACAAGGTTGGTAGCACGGAattatccaaaatgttttggtatcctggagcatttaaagttccttttactggaattaaggggccaagcccaactcctgaaaaacaaccccacaccataattcctcctccaccaaatttcacactcggcacaatgcagtccgaaatgtactgttctcctggcaacctccaaacccagactcatccatcagattgccagatggaaaagcgtgattcatcactccagacaacgcgtctccactgctctagagtccagtggcgtcatactttacaccactgcatccgacgctttgcattggacttggtgatgtatggcttagatgcagctgtttgGCCATGAAAACCAatttcatgaagctctctgcgtactgtacgtggactAATTGGAAGGCaaaatgaagtttggagctctgtagcaactgactgtgcagaaagtcggcgacctctttgcactatgcgcttcagcatctgctgacccctctctgtcagtttacgtggcctaccacttcgtggctgagttgctgtcgtTCCcacactcttccattttcttataataaagccgacagttgactttggaatatttaggagttgaggaaattttacgactggatttgttgcacaggtgggatCCTAttacagttccacactggaaatcactgagcttctgagagcggcccattctttcacaaatgtttgtaataacagtctccatgccaagtgattaggacacctgattctgatcagttggatgggtggccaaatccttttggcaatatagtgtagcttttttcaaatacattttacaTACACCTGAAATCCTAAAttgtgatacttgacacatgctaaagttaacatgtTGCGGGcttttttaaactcatttttCAGGCACACACCAAAGTGTCATATATTGTGTTATTTGGCCAGCGTGCGCTTTTATAGATTATATTATCACCCATGCTAATGCCTCTGGAAAACATCTCTGTCTTAGTAACACAGCACTTTGATCACAGTAGCTCAGGCCACTAAAGTTAGCTAAGAGAGCTGCTGTTGTAGTGGCTTTGAGTTTGGAAAAGGTACTGCTAAGTTATAAATCATGCTTCACACCTGTATAGCAGAATGTTGTGGCAATAAGCCGATCAGTAGGTCAACTCTGATATTCCACATGCAACCAACTAAAAATCAGTACCGAAGCTGTGGAAACTGCTATGTCGCTAGGAAGACTCGGCAAGATGCTCGTTTGTTTAATTTtttggccctagtatgtgaatgtgagtgtgaatgttttctgtctatctgtgttggccctgcgatgaggtggcgacttgtccagggtgtaccccgccttccgccggattgtagctgagataggctccagcgccccccgcgaccccgaagggaataagcggtagaaaatggatggatggatggtgatgtGTATGTTGAATTTACCAGCCAAACAGGGAGCACAAGTCTTGTACAACAAGATACAGCCATCCAAACAGAGTGGACATTGTAAGTGACTGTTTTGGCATGTCATTATTTTGTTGATGAAAACATTTAACACTTAgcacaagtaaataaataaataaatgggttgtacttgtatagcgcttttctaccttcaaggtactcaaagcgctttgacactacttccacatttacccattcacacacacattcacacactgatggagggagctgcactaaccagcacccatcaggagcaagggtgaagtgtcttgctcaggacacaacggacatgacgaggttggtactaggttgggattgaaccagggaccctcgggtcgcgcacggccattctcccactgcgccacgccgtcccagtgcTACATAACTGTTTAGTGTTTCACTATAACTGGGTCTGCTTAGCTCTCAACTTCTAAAATGTGCAACTCATTCTGCAGTCAGGATCTAAAAGATAAgggtctggatcatcatttgtccctaaGTAGTCGTCGTTGGCTCTTATCAAGTCGACCATGTTTAGTGGTAGTTGTTGTTGACGGAATTAGTGTTTGTTGCTATGCGCTCTATGAAATCAATGCACCCAGGAAAGAAGTAGCAGTAatacttaaaatgaccaaaacactAGAAGTATGaagtattacatgttatcatgaaggTGCCTGTTACCACATGGTTACAGTATTTAATATAAAACCTTGTTGGAgtttttttagagggttttataggcagaatagaagaATCCAAATTACCTGcattgcagtgttgggttagttactgaaaaccagtaactagttagttactagttacttcatttcaaaagtaactcagttactaactcagttacttacaccaaaaagtaatgcgttactgtgaaaagtaactatttagttacttctttttttcttcttttttttttaaagctcccattaatgcccttttagccttcatttcagtactgtcattgcactggagaataatacaatctgttgatcaacttgacatacatttgcatcactgaactctgctaagcaatgtggtctacatacaacacacaaagacaaagatatgttacaaaggccaatttgtttctggccagaagaaattgacaaaactattttaaatagctgcaacataacatacataagtaacaaacagcataataacagcatagctgtaaagcaagaaaggcacacacaacatacacaaagcctaaccaggcattttttcctcaagaaattctgacacaaaatcatgtctgaagcccagaacactctacacatttccccagttttagtttagagataaggaaagattggcctggcccactaggatccctctttatgtttgtgaactttatagtctatacatttagagtgatgtgataatcaaacactctagaagtctagaatgaaagagtatataagagaattgacagcaacgttccctcaattgcgcactgctcaagcgtcctctgcgcacggcaaatctatgccacgcacaaaatcaaataaaaaaataagcgcataacaattttcgacacgacagagaaaaacgttttcgtcatcattgttcaaatataataatacgtctgtcgagacgctttgaggacatgaattccattcatcactttactgagcaaaactctttattgtcggccataaacacatcactgttatatcaacagcagccgctcgctctttctcacttgcgccaacacatgcacatatggcacttagccagtgatgcgtttacagccacacaaaaagtcgaacaactccaacaccacacacaaagtgtcattccaggtcgttactctatgatttaccaatcaaatgtgtgcttattctagtgtcatttattaggaatcttaatttgtaaatattaatcattaaatgctgttagtatattaaatacatacaaataaaaatatatttttttacaaacaggaagttgcaggaatgtacacatgatcccctgcttacatctcattgtgcaacatgtgaatgttttaatgggaactaaatgcaatgtctgaaaggggtacaaactatttccaaagcaggacctccacccagacaaacaatacaagtacacagttcatgaaaaacaatattttttgttattgtcattgtaagtgggcctaaacacttatattagaaatggaaatggggacggcgtggcgaagttggtagagtggccgtgccagcaatcggagggttgctggttactggggttcaatccccaccttctaccatcctagtcacgtccgttgtgtccttgggcaagacacttcaccccttgctcctgatggctgctggttagcgccttgcatggcagctcccgccatcaatgtgtgaatgtgtgtgtgaatgggtgaatgtggaaatactgtcaaagcgctttgagtaccttgaagatagaaaagcgctatacaagtataacccatttatcatttatttataaatgactgctgtcatttgattataataataagagaatgttgtctgtctatctgtgttggccctgcgatgggtggggacttgtccagggtgtacccagccttccgcccgaatgcagctgagataggctccagcgaccccgaaagggacaagcggtagaaaatggatggatggatggagatttaatttgttatttagtcaggtttgggacatgtgtgctgctggtgtagccacagtgtgcacgtctgatgttgctcacatgggctccactgagtgctcagggagtttttgcgtttgctcacacacatgaacaattagagggaacattgattgacagagtgtgtgtaccttcagtgctgaatgatgagcagaggcagagttaatccttaagtggtggtggtggaggtgaagtgtcattggagtctctatctctctttactagcttcgtcgaagcatgttgcttatgtagcttgtttcagcagatttgaattgcttttg
This genomic interval from Nerophis lumbriciformis linkage group LG07, RoL_Nlum_v2.1, whole genome shotgun sequence contains the following:
- the LOC133609787 gene encoding leucine-rich repeat-containing protein 19-like isoform X1, coding for MGWSKQPLQLLWLVTVVAIMTKNNCAEVEDEGLVENLTNTLLTAIPPNSCNSSVIKLVMEGNQITLSKEDRLSLASYSQLMELYLDANKVDKIPIMYFMVVPNLRVLSLSRNQINSLEAQTLSGLYALKMMNLSYNLLTHLPAQLFRGLNNLQVVDLQGNPWNCSCPFLSHFEEIRAAGVTIRRPNTKCASPAQQAGMDLFEAMAQCYPTSLPSSAADAIHTTSGVQQSKLETTLPKRMLTSSQNNSFNIDQKPVSGNTWKFTACVAALALTTSILIVCAIKGPSWYRLYHNYRHRHLRQEVDEDGHGASSIYSETGRYMNHKTFTFDRHGPEEEEDVHYFEDPYIKAEG
- the LOC133609787 gene encoding leucine-rich repeat-containing protein 19-like isoform X2, coding for MKDFCNSSVIKLVMEGNQITLSKEDRLSLASYSQLMELYLDANKVDKIPIMYFMVVPNLRVLSLSRNQINSLEAQTLSGLYALKMMNLSYNLLTHLPAQLFRGLNNLQVVDLQGNPWNCSCPFLSHFEEIRAAGVTIRRPNTKCASPAQQAGMDLFEAMAQCYPTSLPSSAADAIHTTSGVQQSKLETTLPKRMLTSSQNNSFNIDQKPVSGNTWKFTACVAALALTTSILIVCAIKGPSWYRLYHNYRHRHLRQEVDEDGHGASSIYSETGRYMNHKTFTFDRHGPEEEEDVHYFEDPYIKAEG